The following proteins are co-located in the Alcaligenes faecalis genome:
- a CDS encoding LLM class flavin-dependent oxidoreductase produces the protein MRQLHFNLFIMGCGHHKAAWRHPDSQVERLGDVRFYEELTQIAERGKLDAIFFADGQSSDNVSDGPRWFLEPLTMMAALARATERIGLISTVSSTFYTPFVAARMLCSLDHVSKGRMGWNVVTSMFDSEARNHGYEAMPDHAWRYARAEEFVDTALKLFDSWSDSALVMDRKGDYAKVDQVRQILHKGDHFLVDGPLTLPRSPQGQPVLFQAGASEQGRDLAARKAEAIYAVAYDLPSAQSYYRDIKRRVRETGRGVDVPVMPGLVTYVGSTMEEARRKQQELDELLPAETSLRQLGMFVGQDCMNWELDAPVPPLPPLESFKGPKGRYATMLRIVEMEKPTVRQLLGRIAAGGGHCTMVGTPESIADQIEQWWRNEGADGFNLMPPSLPNGIRDFVEQVIPVLQKRGLFRQEYEHATLRGHLGLERPAA, from the coding sequence ATGAGGCAACTGCATTTCAATTTGTTCATTATGGGCTGCGGGCATCACAAAGCAGCCTGGCGTCATCCTGATTCGCAAGTCGAACGCTTAGGTGATGTCCGGTTTTATGAAGAGCTGACCCAGATCGCCGAGCGTGGCAAGCTGGACGCCATTTTCTTTGCGGATGGTCAGTCCAGCGACAACGTGTCCGATGGCCCGCGCTGGTTTCTGGAACCCTTGACCATGATGGCCGCGCTGGCGCGAGCCACCGAGCGTATCGGCCTGATCAGTACTGTTTCCAGCACCTTCTATACGCCTTTTGTGGCGGCACGTATGTTGTGCTCTTTGGATCATGTGTCCAAAGGACGGATGGGCTGGAACGTGGTCACGTCCATGTTCGATTCGGAGGCACGTAATCACGGTTACGAAGCCATGCCCGACCATGCCTGGCGCTACGCGCGGGCTGAAGAATTTGTGGATACGGCCCTGAAACTGTTCGACTCCTGGAGTGACAGCGCCTTGGTCATGGACCGAAAGGGTGATTACGCCAAAGTGGATCAGGTGCGCCAGATCCTGCACAAGGGTGATCACTTTTTGGTTGATGGCCCCTTGACCTTGCCGCGCTCGCCGCAAGGCCAGCCTGTGCTGTTTCAGGCGGGTGCCTCTGAACAAGGCCGGGATTTGGCCGCACGCAAGGCCGAGGCTATTTATGCCGTGGCGTATGACTTGCCGTCGGCTCAATCCTATTACCGCGATATCAAACGACGTGTGCGTGAAACGGGTCGAGGCGTGGATGTGCCCGTGATGCCGGGTTTGGTGACCTATGTAGGTTCCACCATGGAAGAGGCACGCCGCAAGCAGCAGGAGCTGGATGAGCTTTTGCCAGCCGAGACTTCCTTGCGTCAGTTGGGCATGTTTGTCGGCCAGGACTGCATGAACTGGGAGCTGGATGCACCCGTGCCACCATTGCCGCCATTGGAAAGTTTCAAAGGCCCCAAAGGGCGCTATGCCACCATGCTGCGCATTGTGGAAATGGAAAAACCGACAGTGCGCCAATTGCTGGGCCGGATCGCTGCCGGTGGTGGTCATTGCACCATGGTCGGTACACCGGAATCCATTGCTGATCAGATTGAGCAATGGTGGCGCAATGAAGGCGCGGATGGTTTTAATCTGATGCCACCTTCCTTGCCCAATGGCATTCGTGATTTTGTTGAGCAGGTGATTCCGGTTCTGCAAAAACGCGGTCTGTTCCGCCAGGAATACGAGCACGCCACCTTGCGTGGCCATCTGGGCCTGGAGCGTCCCGCGGC
- a CDS encoding 3-oxoacyl-ACP reductase, with amino-acid sequence MSVEHVSELSQQLVLVTGGARGLGACLVRAFARQGAKVVINYLKSEAAAQTLAAEFPQQCLVVQADVTDAAAVQALFAKAQAHFGQPITTVVNNALPEFSFNGDARPHADTLTWVQLNQQLEGIVGGALNTTQAALPGMKQAGFGRIINIGTNLFQNPVVPYHDYTAAKAALLSMTRTLSHDLGPDQITVNMISGGLLRTTDASAATPEAVFDLIAASTPLRRVTTPEEFADAALFFAGPWARAVTGQNLVVDGGLVKNG; translated from the coding sequence ATGTCTGTGGAACACGTCTCGGAACTTTCCCAACAACTTGTGTTGGTCACTGGCGGCGCACGCGGCCTGGGGGCTTGCCTAGTTCGTGCGTTTGCACGTCAAGGCGCCAAGGTTGTCATCAATTACCTAAAAAGTGAAGCTGCCGCCCAGACGCTGGCGGCCGAGTTTCCGCAGCAATGTCTGGTTGTGCAAGCGGACGTGACGGATGCGGCGGCGGTGCAAGCTCTGTTTGCCAAGGCTCAGGCGCATTTTGGTCAGCCCATCACCACGGTCGTCAATAATGCCTTACCCGAGTTTTCCTTCAACGGCGATGCCCGCCCTCATGCAGACACCTTGACGTGGGTACAGTTGAACCAGCAGTTGGAAGGTATTGTGGGCGGTGCCTTGAACACCACACAAGCGGCCTTGCCCGGTATGAAGCAAGCTGGCTTTGGTCGCATCATCAATATTGGTACGAACCTGTTTCAGAACCCCGTGGTGCCTTACCACGACTACACCGCCGCCAAGGCTGCCTTGTTGTCCATGACACGCACCCTGTCACACGATCTGGGACCGGACCAGATTACCGTGAACATGATTTCCGGTGGCTTGCTGCGCACCACTGATGCGTCTGCGGCCACGCCTGAAGCGGTGTTTGATTTGATCGCGGCCAGCACACCGCTGCGTCGTGTGACCACGCCCGAAGAGTTTGCTGATGCGGCCTTGTTCTTTGCCGGTCCGTGGGCGCGTGCCGTAACAGGGCAGAATCTGGTGGTTGACGGTGGATTGGTGAAAAACGGATGA